A window from Trichomycterus rosablanca isolate fTriRos1 chromosome 21, fTriRos1.hap1, whole genome shotgun sequence encodes these proteins:
- the cspg4ba gene encoding chondroitin sulfate proteoglycan 4: protein MKTLLAYGLLLLFVGAARGASFYGDGFVQVKITDSSRNNRLHVRFRTSSQSGLIFLAVGQSDYLLLELNSGRLQAKLDISSGEQILHSDSGNPLNDLAWHTVDLIHEGHDVSLTLDKHFHTSETLPGPKQELVITDGLYVGGTGGLDKLYLPNGLSGFRGCLDDVTFNQHNLLSSLRPYPGLKSVHEVSLGCSPQFLANEDDAVSFFSSRAYVSLPGWSAQTEWTLECAVHTASREGIVMYNSARQGDFVAVEIREGFMVAVVGKDGVHTEVRSLTLISDKKWHYVKLYFTAKSLQLSVDKDTVRASIGSRSKSLQLKGSLFLGGVDDATRTDVKNAGLSSVSGKRIKGGSFKGCFRDIKVGGIKTGLPNAVVTKDVSVGCESDEEPEIFTTISPTTLPRTFSGPVTAIPPVDTSTLEKGLVKKHGQNFLHLRNLVVQEGGRASLESKHIKVNLDFKKLGIRQSQIVFRIREQPVHGQLRIDVNQEQEENTFSLLDLWHGRVVYVHGGSEDPRDHFMFSVFSDSRKEKPSYLKAEKLYRFNVTVTPTNDAPELSLPEGNLFVLIENSRKPLSVDVLKASDVDSNLTDLVYSVLGNLNADAGFLEAEENPGRAITSFSHSDLEAGKINYAHAGVRNSRIVFRVSDGDKLSNTVVLRIMAVRLTYSISNNTGSEVTQGEAVLITNAQLAIQTNAIRQAVDIRYDVLEAPKFGEVQTLDEDGEWTVTDAFSQRLLERERLRYVSTFKDVQTGDVTDDFRCKVTVGGKSESALELAFPVKIKWIRYTLERNKVLEMDKLRRVTVDSQHLYARARGVTLSEDEIHFRILSSPKKGRLLLNDGELELVDDATFSQKDVTDKKVEYRLLDRPYKDTSDNFEFQVFSKHACSTSHVFRISIKADVNSVFVKNLGLSFSEGESKLITKEQLFAETLSTKDIYYTVIEGPEHGKLTRINLSNSTKHYDNLLSFTNQDIVENRLIYVHDDSETTEDHFVFLASTSPVSNPTSNGDDVGTKEGRFNISIRLVNDEKPVRVVDRVFHVVKDGQRLLTLDDLCYHDPDSDFRDGQLVYTRRGIPLGDLVLVNDTSHRLYQFRQEDLEQKRVLFVHRGASSGRFVLFVSDGKHYVSSLLDISAQDPYLRVADNTGLLVQKGQARTFSNANFSIDTNLDVRDDGEIAFKIQEAPKHGQLYLEDKKIESFTQRELKSASLLYHHDNSENLADFFNVTVEAKGLRVDARISVKVYLESHQRPPVIRHNKTLVVEEGKPVKIERSKLEVIHEANPPSEIIFTVKTAPAYGYLRAFVDGKDQFQGTKEEPLKTFTQHNVNAGNVQYVQSTPDRLNDSFVLEASNGVAEVSDIVLSVDVVPRFIPVRVSNITLKEGASKALTEKIIRVTNQHFSGVQFVYYVSEGPKHGRIENSRFPGTPTTYFTRKQVEQEFIYYVHDNSETLEDCFTITANATDIRKHSTPRTVYVQITPVNDEPPVITANKVLKVWVDSMTEVTTEDLKAKDDDTSPEDLHYIITQPSNGHLALKSAPSRPIMNFTQTHIDHGELLFVHNGATAGGFSFQVNDGVNFAPRQIFSVTARALVLRLERSGPLKVFPGTSSLISREVLKAVTNDDEGGGNRTIVFSVVNSPRFGKLVKVETDEAKREISTFTQEMINDGKVAYEQNVDSVGWATLDRITFTMSSPPASLEAQNLDIDVSYENAGPEQSSRLLKNTGAVVTEGGKVVIDETMLDGSNLLTKQPESRRNSYEVWYRVKSLPRHGVIVVGERNLTKEKPYFSQFILNKFGITYMHDDSETLCDHFVFDTFLNLKSKPAQRPADDREAVEETFNVTVTPVNDQPPVLKTKTPGVKVVQGDTVVLGPSDLNVEDLDNLPDEIRYTVISRPSNGFLALAGGLNLSVDTFTQAQINNGEVLFIQDGSPTSGVFYFSVTDGHHRPVYKLFNLEVLKITISIINQTDVILEQGRTSVVLTQAHLAAGTNGKNTTVQYRITAPPSYGKLLMDGLEVTDFGQDALQASRLSYHMVGLKSSQDSFEFTAFTSEANLTDQVVNITVKPLITYAEDVRIPNGIRFKIKAELLNVSELTAISDSDPSFEIVSPPTYGKVKTKQDDPARAFLFSDLLKEEIFIEMKANLTGVLEVQDSFGFLLKAGNLQSAYGRFVFTIVPYDPLMTTPAPWYTTSTVSPRQTTTSPSLLSDSPSVRPTQHATNSLPKFKGRNRWGNSTRTDSSDSYATTVHKPAHGLDISPEKDTPVRVESVAQTTSSNPMVIILPLLALLLVVTVVILVLILRRNQQKKQKPLSDASARQSCPESRSFPDHPEWTAKVPLVTVTPLSPSSPTLTRLQGESTTPGSFGDLDSEAGQFGRIATPRLRHNQYWV, encoded by the exons ATGAAGACCCTACTTGCGTACGGGCTGCTGTTACTCTTTGTCGGAGCGGCCCGAGGAG CCTCGTTCTATGGTGACGGCTTCGTGCAGGTGAAGATAACAGATTCGTCTCGAAACAACAGACTCCACGTTCGCTTCCGCACTTCTAGTCAGAGCGGGCTGATTTTCCTGGCCGTGGGGCAGAGCGATTACCTGCTGCTGGAACTGAACTCTGGCCGACTACAG GCAAAACTGGACATCAGCTCTGGAGAGCAAATCCTGCACTCAGACAGTGGAAACCCTTTAAACGACTTGGCCTGGCACACGGTAGACCTCATCCACGAAGGCCACGATGTCAGTTTAACCCTGGACAAGCATTTTCACACCAGCGAGACACTTCCGGGCCCGAAACAAGAGCTCGTCATTACAGACGGCTTGTACGTCGGCGGGACGGGAGGTCTGGATAAACTCTATCTCCCTAATGGTCTTTCTGGCTTCCGCGGTTGTCTGGATGACGTGACGTTCAACCAGCACAACCTTCTGTCATCGCTCAGGCCCTACCCTGGTTTAAAAAGCGTCCACGAGGTCTCCCTGGGGTGCAGCCCGCAGTTCTTGGCTAACGAAGACGACGCCGTTAGTTTTTTCAGCTCTAGGGCGTACGTCTCCCTTCCGGGTTGGTCTGCGCAGACGGAGTGGACTCTGGAATGCGCTGTGCATACCGCATCTCGAGAGGGGATCGTTATGTATAACTCGGCTCGACAGGGGGACTTCGTCGCTGTGGAGATTCGAGAAGGTTTTATGGTCGCCGTAGTGGGTAAAGACGGCGTACATACGGAGGTGCGCTCTTTAACTTTGATCAGCGATAAGAAGTGGCACTACGTTAAGCTTTACTTCACCGCGAAAAGCTTGCAGCTAAGCGTAGATAAAGACACGGTGAGGGCCAGCATCGGATCAAGATCAAAATCCCTGCAGCTAAAAGGTTCGCTTTTTTTGGGTGGTGTTGACGACGCTACTCGCACTGACGTTAAAAATGCCGGCCTGTCGTCGGTTTCCGGGAAGCGCATCAAAGGCGGCTCCTTCAAAGGATGCTTCAGAGATATCAAGGTTGGCGGGATCAAAACTGGTCTCCCTAATGCCGTAGTGACCAAAGACGTCTCGGTTGGCTGCGAATCGGACGAAGAACCCGAAATCTTTACCACTATAAGTCCGACCACCTTGCCTCGGACCTTCTCCGGCCCAGTCACTGCCATCCCACCTGTGGATACATCTACTCTCGAAAAGGGTTTGGTCAAGAAGCACGGACAGAATTTCCTGCACCTCAGGAACCTTGTCGTTCAAGAAGGCGGCCGCGCATCGTTAGAGTCCAAACATATCAAAGTAAACCTGGACTTCAAGAAGCTCGGTATCCGCCAGTCGCAGATCGTGTTCAGGATTCGAGAGCAGCCCGTGCACGGTCAGCTTCGGATCGACGTGAACCAGGAGCAGGAGGAGAACACCTTCAGCTTGCTGGATCTCTGGCATGGCAGGGTGGTGTACGTCCACGGGGGTTCCGAAGACCCACGTGACCACTTCATGTTCTCCGTGTTCTCCGACAGCAGGAAAGAGAAGCCGAGCTATCTCAAGGCGGAAAAGCTGTATCGATTTAACGTCACGGTGACCCCGACGAACGATGCTCCTGAGCTGAGCCTACCGGAGGGGAATCTCTTCGTTCTTATCGAGAACTCGAGGAAACCGCTAAGCGTTGACGTCTTGAAAGCCTCAGACGTTGACAGCAACCTCACGGACTTGGTCTACTCCGTCTTGGGGAACCTCAATGCCGACGCTGGGTTTCTGGAAGCTGAAGAAAATCCCGGTCGAGCGATAACCTCCTTCTCTCACTCCGACCTGGAAGCCGGGAAGATCAACTACGCCCACGCTGGTGTAAGGAACTCCAGAATTGTGTTCAGAGTCAGCGACGGAGACAAGCTCAGCAACACGGTAGTGCTAAGAATTATGGCTGTCAGATTGACGTACAGTATCTCAAACAACACCGGATCTGAGGTCACGCAAGGAGAGGCGGTTCTGATTACCAACGCACAATTAGCGATCCAGACGAATGCCATAAGACAAGCCGTGGACATCCGTTACGACGTCTTAGAGGCGCCGAAGTTCGGCGAGGTGCAGACGCTCGATGAGGACGGAGAGTGGACGGTTACGGACGCGTTCTCTCAAAGACTCTTAGAGAGGGAGCGCTTGAGGTACGTCAGCACCTTCAAGGACGTCCAGACGGGTGACGTTACGGACGATTTCAGGTGTAAAGTCACAGTCGGAGGCAAAAGCGAATCCGCACTGGAACTCGCGTTTCCGGTAAAAATCAAATGGATAAGGTACACCCTGGAGAGAAACAAAGTTCTCGAAATGGACAAACTCAGAAGGGTAACGGTCGATTCCCAGCATCTCTACGCAAGAGCGCGAGGAGTGACTTTAAGCGAGGATGAGATTCACTTCCGAATTCTGTCTTCCCCGAAGAAAGGAAGACTTTTACTTAACGACGGCGAGTTAGAGCTAGTCGACGATGCAACGTTCAGTCAAAAGGACGTCACGGATAAGAAGGTCGAATATCGGTTACTCGACAGACCCTACAAAGACACGAGCGACAATTTTGAATTTCAAGTGTTCAGCAAACACGCTTGCTCAACCAGTCACGTCTTTCGGATAAGTATCAAGGCTGACGTCAATAGCGTCTTCGTGAAGAACCTTGGGCTTTCCTTTTCCGAAGGGGAGAGCAAGCTCATCACCAAGGAACAACTGTTTGCCGAGACTCTGAGCACTAAGGACATCTACTATACGGTCATCGAGGGTCCAGAACACGGCAAGCTAACCCGAATCAACCTATCCAACTCGACTAAACACTACGACAACCTGCTGTCCTTCACCAATCAGGACATCGTAGAAAATCGCCTCATATACGTTCACGATGACAGCGAAACAACCGAAGATCACTTTGTATTTCTGGCATCTACAAGTCCAGTGTCGAATCCCACTTCGAACGGGGATGACGTCGGCACCAAGGAAGGGAGGTTCAACATCTCTATCCGGCTGGTAAACGACGAGAAGCCGGTCCGCGTCGTGGACAGAGTCTTCCACGTCGTCAAAGACGGTCAGAGGTTGCTCACCCTGGACGACCTGTGCTACCACGACCCCGATTCGGACTTCAGAGACGGGCAGCTGGTGTACACCCGTCGCGGTATCCCCTTGGGCGATCTGGTTCTGGTGAACGACACCTCTCACAGGCTGTACCAGTTCCGCCAGGAGGACCTGGAACAGAAGCGAGTCCTGTTCGTCCATCGCGGCGCCAGCTCCGGACGCTTCGTGCTCTTTGTTTCCGACGGCAAGCACTACGTCTCCTCGCTGctggacatcagcgcccaggaTCCGTACCTGAGGGTCGCCGATAATACAGGCCTGTTGGTTCAGAAAGGCCAGGCTAGGACGTTTAGCAATGCTAATTTTAGCATTGATACAAATTTAGATGTCAGGGATGACGGCGAAATCGCATTCAAGATACAGGAAGCTCCGAAACATGGTCAGTTATATTTGGAAGATAAGAAAATCGAATCCTTTACGCAGCGTGAACTGAAAAGTGCGTCGCTGTTGTATCACCATGACAACAGCGAGAACTTAGCAGACTTTTTTAACGTCACAGTCGAAGCGAAAGGGTTACGTGTGGATGCCAGAATCAGTGTCAAAGTCTATTTGGAAAGCCACCAAAGGCCGCCGGTCATACGTCACAACAAAACCCTCGTGGTGGAGGAAGGGAAGCCTGTGAAGATTGAACGTAGCAAACTTGAG GTCATTCATGAAGCTAATCCACCCTCGGAAATAATTTTCACCGTCAAAACGGCCCCCGCGTATGGATACCTGCGTGCTTTTGTTGACGGTAAAGACCAGTTCCAAGGAACCAAAGAGGAACCCCTAAAAACCTTCACACAACACAACGTCAACGCTGGTAACGTCCAGTACGTCCAGTCAACGCCCGACCGCCTGAACGACTCCTTCGTCTTGGAGGCCAGTAATGGGGTGGCAGAAGTCAGTGACATCGTTTTATCGGTGGACGTCGTCCCTCGCTTCATACCTGTCCGGGTGTCCAATATTACCCTGAAAGAAGGCGCGTCCAAGGCGCTCACGGAGAAGATCATCAGAGTTACCAACCAGCACTTCTCCGGGGTCCAGTTTGTGTACTACGTGTCCGAGGGACCAAAGCACGGGCGCATCGAGAACTCTCGTTTCCCAGGGACCCCCACCACCTACTTCACCAGAAAACAG GTGGAGCAGGAGTTCATCTACTACGTCCACGACAACTCCGAGACGTTGGAGGACTGCTTCACCATCACAGCCAACGCCACGGACATCCGTAAACACAGCACGCCCAGGACGGTGTACGTCCAGATCACACCGGTGAACGATGAACCTCCGGTTATTACAGCCAACAAAGTGCTCAAG GTCTGGGTTGACTCTATGACAGAAGTCACTACAGAGGACTTGAAGGCAAAAGATGACGATACCAGTCCAGAAGATCTACACTACATCATCACTCAACCCAGTAACGGTCACCTGGCTCTGAAGAGTGCTCCCAGTAGACCCATTATGAACTTTACGCAGACTCACATTGACCACGGAGAGCTACTGTTTGTGCACAATG GAGCCACAGCAGGAGGCTTCAGCTTCCAGGTAAACGACGGTGTAAACTTCGCTCCGAGGCAGATATTCAGCGTCACGGCTCGTGCCCTGGTTCTGCGTCTGGAAAGGAGCGGCCCGCTTAAGGTGTTCCCAG GCACTTCATCCCTCATTTCGAGAGAGGTTCTCAAAGCAGTAACCAACGACGATGAAGGCGGCGGGAACCGCACCATTGTTTTTAGTGTTGTTAATTCGCCCAGATTTGGAAAGCTGGTAAAGGTGGAGACGGACGAGGCAAAGAGAGAGATTTCTACCTTTACACAAGAAATG ATAAATGACGGTAAGGTGGCATATGAACAAAACGTAGACTCTGTGGGATGGGCAACCCTAGACAGGATCACGTTCACCATGTCATCACCTCCCGCCAGCTTAGAAGCTCAGAACCTGGATATCGACGTCTCTTATGAAAACGCAGGACCCGAGCAAAGCTCTCGTCTTCTTAAAAACACAG GGGCGGTGGTAACAGAAGGCGGCAAAGTCGTGATTGACGAGACCATGTTGGACGGATCGAATCTCCTCACCAAGCAACCCGAATCCCGACGCAACTCCTATGAAGTCTGGTACCGGGTCAAGTCCTTACCTCGACACGGCGTCATCGTCGTAGGTGAACGGAACCTCACCAAGGAAAAGCCCTACTTCTCTCAGTTCATCCTGAACAAATTCGGAATAACGTACATGCACGACGACTCCGAGACCCTTTGCGACCACTTCGTGTTCGACACCTTCCTCAACCTGAAGAGTAAGCCCGCGCAGCGCCCTGCGGATGACCGCGAGGCGGTGGAGGAAACCTTTAACGTCACCGTCACGCCGGTTAACGATCAGCCACCCGTCTTGAAAACCAAGACCCCGGGTGTGAAAGTTGTCCAAGGAGACACTGTGGTTCTGGGTCCGAGCGATTTGAACGTCGAAGATCTCGACAACCTCCCTGATGAAATCCGGTACACTGTGATCAGCAGACCGAGCAACGGCTTCCTGGCTCTTGCGGGAGGTTTAAATCTCTCAGTGGATACGTTTACTCAAGCCCAGATCAACAACGGGGAGGTTTTATTCATCCAAGACGGCAGCCCTACTTCTGGGGTGTTCTATTTCAGCGTCACTGATGGCCACCATCGACCGGTTTACAAACTCTTCAATCTAGAAGTTCTGAAGATCACAATTTCAATTATCAATCAAACAGATGTGATCCTGGAACAGGGGCGGACGTCTGTGGTTCTCACACAGGCACATCTGGCAGCAGGAACCAATGGGAAGAATACGACTGTGCAATATAGAATTACGGCTCCTCCATCGTATGGGAAACTTCTCATGGACGGTCTGGAGGTTACCGATTTCGGTCAGGATGCTCTTCAAGCAAGTAGATTAAGTTACCACATGGTCGGTCTTAAATCCTCGCAGGATAGCTTTGAGTTTACGGCATTCACGTCAGAGGCGAACCTGACCGATCAGGTAGTAAACATCACCGTTAAGCCTTTGATAACCTACGCGGAAGACGTACGGATTCCGAATGGAATACGTTTCAAGATCAAGGCAGAACTTCTGAATGTCTCGGAGCTTACTGCGATCAGTGACAGCGATCCTTCATTTGAGATTGTGTCCCCTCCAACGTATGGGAAGGTCAAGACGAAACAAGACGACCCCGCCAGAGCATTTTTATTCAGTGACTTGCTCAAGGAGGAGATCTTCATTGAGATGAAGGCCAACCTTACTGGAGTCCTGGAGGTTCAAGACTCGTTCGGATTCCTCCTTAAAGCTGGAAATCTCCAATCTGCGTACGGGAGGTTTGTCTTCACCATAGTGCCATACGATCCTCTCATGACGACGCCTGCACCGTGGTACACCACTAGTACCGTTTCACCCAGGCAAACCACAACGAGTCCTTCTCTGCTTTCCGATTCTCCTTCAGTCCGGCCCACACAACATGCCACCAATTCCCTACCGAAGTTCAAAGGGCGCAATCGCTGGGGTAACTCGACCCGCACCGACTCGTCCGACTCGTATGCCACTACGGTGCACAAACCCGCTCACGGACTTGACATCTCTCCGGAGAAAGACACCCCAGTAAGGGTTGAGTCAGTCGCCCAGACTACCTCCTCCAACCCCATGGTCATAATTCTCCCCCTCTTGGCTCTTTTGCTTGTTGTAACTGTGGTCATACTAGTCTTAATCTTGAGGCGAAACCAACAGAAGAAGCAGAAGCCTTTGAGCGACGCATCTGCTCGTCAAAGTT
- the si:dkey-193c22.1 gene encoding uncharacterized protein si:dkey-193c22.1 isoform X3, which produces MTGIKYRLSLPVAAGAIFVAIPYSISLLAQWLYGWPDEPGYKKYIQALKPRRVYCLTRAVLEILKHVQYSRLYFHWKSWYKDVSNSKHCVKGVPFGRRGNKLDLYHSPSMGQSESELLPVVVFVYGGAWGSGERSMYCLLAHQLAKELNASVICPDYSTYPKGNVLNMVQDLCDSLIWVRENGRSFHLDSDNVVLIGHSAGAHLCMLTTLFLVEALQELFTEPFSHRELTDSIKGIIGLSGVYDIMDHYLHEKMRAVEYVSTMHKAMAGIENFDYYSPTVHLKTLNKEQLRRVPPVAVLHGTSDIIVPVASSEKLRDVLASLSVSVTLYLLPGLNHAEMVTDLMAEDRRFYHTVFGCVKQEYSRF; this is translated from the exons AT GACCGGGATTAAATACCGTCTGAGCCTTCCTGTTGCTGCCGGAGCAATATTTGTGGCCATTCCATACAGCATCTCGCTCCTTGCCCAGTGGTTGTACGGCTGGCCCGATGAACCAGGGTACAAAAAGTACATTCAGGCGCTTAAACCCAG GAGAGTGTATTGTTTGACCAGGGCGGTGTTGGAAATCCTGAAACATGTGCAGTACAGCAGGCTGTATTTTCACTGGAAGTCATGGTACAAGGATGTCAGCAATAGTAAGCACTGTGTAAAG GGCGTCCCGTTCGGTCGCAGAGGCAACAAGTTAGACCTGTATCACTCTCCAAGCATGGGTCAATCCGAATCGGAACTTCTGCCGGTCGTGGTGTTTGTGTATGGAGGAGCCTGGGGTTCAGGAGAGAGATCAATGTACTGCCTGCTAGCTCATCAGCTTGCTAAAGAGCTCAACGCTTCTGTCATCTGCCCCGATTATTCCACGTATCCAAAA GGGAACGTTTTGAATATGGTTCAGGATCTCTGTGACAGTCTGATATGGGTGAGAGAGAATGGACGTTCATTTCATCTGGACTCG gACAACGTGGTGTTAATCGGCCACTCAGCCGGGGCTCATCTGTGCATGCTTACCACACTGTTTCTAGTGGAAGCTCTGCAGGAACTGTTCACTGAGCCGTTCAGTCACAGAGAACTGACAGACTCGATTAAAGGAATCATCG GACTGAGCGGTGTGTACGACATAATGGACCATTACCTACATGAGAAAATGCGAGCTGTTGAATACGTCTCCACTATGCACAAAGCCATGGCTGGAATAGAAAACTTTGATTACTATTCACCTACAGTTCATCTCAAGACACTGAACAAGGAGCAGTTACGAAG AGTTCCACCGGTAGCCGTGCTCCATGGGACCAGTGACATCATCGTTCCTGTAGCGTCGTCGGAGAAACTACGTGATGTCCTCGCTTCCCTCTCTGTGAGCGTGACTTTGTACCTCCTGCCTGGACTGAATCACGCCGAGATGGTGACGGATCTCATGGCAGAAGACAGACGGTTTTATCACACGGTATTCGGCTGCGTCAAACAAGAATACAGCAGATTTTAA
- the si:dkey-193c22.1 gene encoding uncharacterized protein si:dkey-193c22.1 isoform X2, translated as METTTQRRSSVQVFISRTLHTWDMTGIKYRLSLPVAAGAIFVAIPYSISLLAQWLYGWPDEPGYKKYIQALKPRRVYCLTRAVLEILKHVQYSRLYFHWKSWYKDVSNSKHCVKGVPFGRRGNKLDLYHSPSMGQSESELLPVVVFVYGGAWGSGERSMYCLLAHQLAKELNASVICPDYSTYPKGNVLNMVQDLCDSLIWVRENGRSFHLDSDNVVLIGHSAGAHLCMLTTLFLVEALQELFTEPFSHRELTDSIKGIIGLSGVYDIMDHYLHEKMRAVEYVSTMHKAMAGIENFDYYSPTVHLKTLNKEQLRRVPPVAVLHGTSDIIVPVASSEKLRDVLASLSVSVTLYLLPGLNHAEMVTDLMAEDRRFYHTVFGCVKQEYSRF; from the exons GTCTTTATCAGCAGGACCCTCCACACTTGGGACAT GACCGGGATTAAATACCGTCTGAGCCTTCCTGTTGCTGCCGGAGCAATATTTGTGGCCATTCCATACAGCATCTCGCTCCTTGCCCAGTGGTTGTACGGCTGGCCCGATGAACCAGGGTACAAAAAGTACATTCAGGCGCTTAAACCCAG GAGAGTGTATTGTTTGACCAGGGCGGTGTTGGAAATCCTGAAACATGTGCAGTACAGCAGGCTGTATTTTCACTGGAAGTCATGGTACAAGGATGTCAGCAATAGTAAGCACTGTGTAAAG GGCGTCCCGTTCGGTCGCAGAGGCAACAAGTTAGACCTGTATCACTCTCCAAGCATGGGTCAATCCGAATCGGAACTTCTGCCGGTCGTGGTGTTTGTGTATGGAGGAGCCTGGGGTTCAGGAGAGAGATCAATGTACTGCCTGCTAGCTCATCAGCTTGCTAAAGAGCTCAACGCTTCTGTCATCTGCCCCGATTATTCCACGTATCCAAAA GGGAACGTTTTGAATATGGTTCAGGATCTCTGTGACAGTCTGATATGGGTGAGAGAGAATGGACGTTCATTTCATCTGGACTCG gACAACGTGGTGTTAATCGGCCACTCAGCCGGGGCTCATCTGTGCATGCTTACCACACTGTTTCTAGTGGAAGCTCTGCAGGAACTGTTCACTGAGCCGTTCAGTCACAGAGAACTGACAGACTCGATTAAAGGAATCATCG GACTGAGCGGTGTGTACGACATAATGGACCATTACCTACATGAGAAAATGCGAGCTGTTGAATACGTCTCCACTATGCACAAAGCCATGGCTGGAATAGAAAACTTTGATTACTATTCACCTACAGTTCATCTCAAGACACTGAACAAGGAGCAGTTACGAAG AGTTCCACCGGTAGCCGTGCTCCATGGGACCAGTGACATCATCGTTCCTGTAGCGTCGTCGGAGAAACTACGTGATGTCCTCGCTTCCCTCTCTGTGAGCGTGACTTTGTACCTCCTGCCTGGACTGAATCACGCCGAGATGGTGACGGATCTCATGGCAGAAGACAGACGGTTTTATCACACGGTATTCGGCTGCGTCAAACAAGAATACAGCAGATTTTAA
- the si:dkey-193c22.1 gene encoding uncharacterized protein si:dkey-193c22.1 isoform X1, with protein sequence MYSNQLFELLSTRSGPIKHILTPQVFISRTLHTWDMTGIKYRLSLPVAAGAIFVAIPYSISLLAQWLYGWPDEPGYKKYIQALKPRRVYCLTRAVLEILKHVQYSRLYFHWKSWYKDVSNSKHCVKGVPFGRRGNKLDLYHSPSMGQSESELLPVVVFVYGGAWGSGERSMYCLLAHQLAKELNASVICPDYSTYPKGNVLNMVQDLCDSLIWVRENGRSFHLDSDNVVLIGHSAGAHLCMLTTLFLVEALQELFTEPFSHRELTDSIKGIIGLSGVYDIMDHYLHEKMRAVEYVSTMHKAMAGIENFDYYSPTVHLKTLNKEQLRRVPPVAVLHGTSDIIVPVASSEKLRDVLASLSVSVTLYLLPGLNHAEMVTDLMAEDRRFYHTVFGCVKQEYSRF encoded by the exons ATGTATAGTAACCAGCTATTCGAGCTTCTTTCTACTCGTTCTGGACCAATAAAGCATATTTTGACCCCCCAG GTCTTTATCAGCAGGACCCTCCACACTTGGGACAT GACCGGGATTAAATACCGTCTGAGCCTTCCTGTTGCTGCCGGAGCAATATTTGTGGCCATTCCATACAGCATCTCGCTCCTTGCCCAGTGGTTGTACGGCTGGCCCGATGAACCAGGGTACAAAAAGTACATTCAGGCGCTTAAACCCAG GAGAGTGTATTGTTTGACCAGGGCGGTGTTGGAAATCCTGAAACATGTGCAGTACAGCAGGCTGTATTTTCACTGGAAGTCATGGTACAAGGATGTCAGCAATAGTAAGCACTGTGTAAAG GGCGTCCCGTTCGGTCGCAGAGGCAACAAGTTAGACCTGTATCACTCTCCAAGCATGGGTCAATCCGAATCGGAACTTCTGCCGGTCGTGGTGTTTGTGTATGGAGGAGCCTGGGGTTCAGGAGAGAGATCAATGTACTGCCTGCTAGCTCATCAGCTTGCTAAAGAGCTCAACGCTTCTGTCATCTGCCCCGATTATTCCACGTATCCAAAA GGGAACGTTTTGAATATGGTTCAGGATCTCTGTGACAGTCTGATATGGGTGAGAGAGAATGGACGTTCATTTCATCTGGACTCG gACAACGTGGTGTTAATCGGCCACTCAGCCGGGGCTCATCTGTGCATGCTTACCACACTGTTTCTAGTGGAAGCTCTGCAGGAACTGTTCACTGAGCCGTTCAGTCACAGAGAACTGACAGACTCGATTAAAGGAATCATCG GACTGAGCGGTGTGTACGACATAATGGACCATTACCTACATGAGAAAATGCGAGCTGTTGAATACGTCTCCACTATGCACAAAGCCATGGCTGGAATAGAAAACTTTGATTACTATTCACCTACAGTTCATCTCAAGACACTGAACAAGGAGCAGTTACGAAG AGTTCCACCGGTAGCCGTGCTCCATGGGACCAGTGACATCATCGTTCCTGTAGCGTCGTCGGAGAAACTACGTGATGTCCTCGCTTCCCTCTCTGTGAGCGTGACTTTGTACCTCCTGCCTGGACTGAATCACGCCGAGATGGTGACGGATCTCATGGCAGAAGACAGACGGTTTTATCACACGGTATTCGGCTGCGTCAAACAAGAATACAGCAGATTTTAA